The genomic region CTGCCAGGATTTGCTGGCAGTCGTGTGGGGTCCCTTCTTGGGGATCCGGGAGGAGCGTAGCAGGGTTGAGGGCGGCGGCTGGACCGAAACGCACTCGCTCCGTATTCAGCAACAAAGACTGGTAGTGAGTCATTCGGGCATTTGAAAGCCAGCGGTCTGGaggctggcggactatagtctctACAGCATGGGGTGCAGTTATTTTAAGGGGTTGGCCCATGGTTAATTTGTTAGTCTTTGATAAGCGTGGCAATGGCCGCCACCATCCGTAGGCATGGTGGCCAGCCTGCCGCAACATTGTCCAATCTTTTGGAGAGATATGCGATGGGCCTCTTCCAGGGTCCTAGCTTTTGAGTCAGTACCCCCTTAGCAATCCCTTGTTTTTCGTCTACGAAGAGCTCAAAGGGCTTGGATATGTCCGGGAGCCCTAGGGCTGGGGCACTCAGGAGGGCCTTTTTGATGTTATCAAATGCTTCTTGTTGGGCCTTTTCCCAAAGGAAGGGGGTGTTTTGCTTGGTTAGGGGGTAAAGGGGTGCTGCCATTTCTGCGAACCCGGGAATCCAAAGCCTACAGAATCCCGCAGTGCCTAGAAACTCTCTCATCTGGCGGGGAGTTGTTGGGGGCGGTATCTGTGATACCGTTTGTTTCCGGGCTTCTGTCAGCCATCGCTGTCCATTTTCTAGCTGGTACCCCAGATAATTCACTTTAGTTTGGCAAATTTGGGCTTTCTTTGCCGAGGCGCAGTACCCCAGTTCTCCCAGAGTCTCCAACAGGGCCCCCATACCTTTGTTGCAATCCAGTTCCGTGGGGgccgccagcagcaggtcatctacATACTGCAGAAGCACCAGGGCGGGGTGTTGTGTCCGAAAGGCAGCCAGGTCTTGATGTAGGGCTTCATCAAACAGGGTGGGGCTATTTTTGAATCCTTGAGGTAGTCTAGTCCATGTCAGCTGCCCCGACAGGCCAGCTTCTGGATCTCTCCATTCAAAAGCGAACAAGGGTCGGCTTTGTGGACTTAGCCTCAGGCaaaagaaggcatcttttaaatctaATACCGTATACCAGGTATGGGAAGGGGGTAGGGTGCTAAGCAGATTGTACGGGTTCGGCACTGTCGGGTGGATGTCTTCTACCCGcttgtttatttctctcaagTCCTGCACTGGCCGGTAATCTCCCGTACCTGGCTTCTTGACAGGGAGTAGAGGAGTGTTCCAGGCTGATCTGCAGGGCTCAAGGACGCCCAGCTTGAGGAGCCGTTGTATATGGGGTCTGATTCCCttgtaagcctcctcagacatggggtactgtttcaccGAAATGGGGGTAGCCGAGGATTTTAATTCATCGACAATGGGCGGCTGTCCCATTGCTAGCCCCATTCCTGCAGTCTCTGCCCAGGCTAGAGGGTACTTCCGTATCCAGTCTTGGATGGGACCCACTGGCAAGGTTTTGGACTCTAATAATTTGTATTCATCTTCTAACTTTATGGTCAAAATTTGAAGGGGGGCCCCTCCGGGTCCTGTAATGGAGGCCCCCTTTTCATGAAACTGAATTTGGGCTCCGACTTTAGAGAGAAGGCCCCTCCCCAACAAGGGGAACGGACAGTCCGGAACATGGAGGAAGGAATGAGTCACCTTACCGGAGGCCAGGTGCACCTTCCGTTCAGTAGTCCATCGGCACAGCTTTCCTCCTGTAGCTCCTTGTACCCACGCGGTCCTGGTGCTCATGGGTCCGTTGGTCTGGGTTAATACAGAGTGCTGAGCTCCTGTGTCCACCATAAAGGTCACTGGCTGCCCCCCTATTTTTAATGTTACCCGgggctcgggggggggggggggctcctggCCCTGACTGTCCTAATCTTCATCCAAGGACAAGACCTTGGAGGATTCTCTTCGCAAATCCCGTGGTTTCTTTGGGCAGTCTTTTATCCAGTGGCCTCTTTCTTTACAGTAGGCACATTGGTCACGGTCTATTCTCGGTTGCCTATTGCCTCCCAACCTATCTCTCCTTCCTGGCTCTGACCTAGGCTGAACTACGGTGGCCAAAATTCTGCTCAACTCTCTGTTACGCCTTTTTtctcgtttctcttctttttcttcctgttcttttctcaatctgtcctctctctcttcttgcacTTTCCTAAGcctttctgctctttcttctgGAGTTTCTCTCTTATTGTAAAtcctttctgcttctctcatTAGATCCTGCAAGCTATAATCTTGAAGTCCTTCTAacctttgtaatttatttctaatgtccGGCGCCGACTGCCCTATGAAGGCCATGGAGACATTTCCCCTATGCTCGGGGCTACTAGGATGGAAAGGGGTATACATACGGTATGCCTCCATGAGCCTTTCAAGGAAAGCCGCCGGGGTCTCCTCCTGTCCCTATGTTACTGCTCTTACCTGGGCCAAATTGGTGGGGCGCCTCCCGGCACCCTTGAGACCCGCAAGGAGAACCTGGCGATAGAGACGGAGCTGCTCCCTACCAGCAGGGGTGTTGTAGTCCCAGTCCGGACGCGTCAGGGGGAAGGCTGCATCAACTCCATTTGGAAGGAGAGTAGGGGCCCCGTTGGGCCCGGGcacgttttttttttcttgcttccaggacaactctctgtctctcttctacgGTCAGCAGAGCCTGCAAAAGCTGGAGGCGATGGGGGATGAAGTATTCATCTCCCCGCTGGTCGCCGCTGGGCCAGTGGGGTCAGGGGAGCGGGCCTCAGGGGAGGCGGACGGGGGCGGCCTGGGAGGAGAGCGGGCGGCGGGCGGGAAGGGGCGGGGAGCGCGCTCctgcggcggcagcggcggccgtCCTCATCCCGGCGGGATGACTGGTTTCGTTTTGGcggtggatttttctttttcaaaaatgggGTAAAGAGGGGACTGGGCTGGTGGGGCCGTGGGTGTATCAGCACCGGGAATCTTCGGCTTTTCTGCCACGAAAGGTGCCACCCAGGATGGCGGGTCCTGGGCCAGACTCTCCCAGGTAATTATGTAGGGGACTTGGTCAGGGTGTCCATGAAGTCCTGTGTCAAACACCCGTTCTTTGATCTGCAAAATACAATCAATGTTAAAACTGCCCTCCTGAGGCCATCCCACATTGAAGGCTGGCCACTCGGAGCTGCAAAGGGTTTGCCACTTTTTTCTCCTGATTTCTACTGACAGGTTACTGCCTCGTCCTTTGACGTCCTTCCAGTGCTCTAGAGTCAGACTTAGGGGGGTAGTTAGTCTGGGTCCCATGCCGGAGGGAAGGGGGACACAAAAGTACACCAACACACAGACAGTACAGACACACAGAATGCAGACCAGAAGCCGCGCGGCACAGTATCGGCGCCAAAGTTCAACCAAAGAATCAGACGGGGGCAGAGGCCGAAGTCGTTGACCCCCGGGGTTGAGGACGGCCTGCTCGTCCCCAGCCACTCAGAACCCCCCCGGAGCGTCCTCCAGGGTTGAAATTCGGAAGGCCTATGACCCGTCGGTCCACTTCACGAATTTCTACTAAGCCCGTACCGTACGGGTACTAAACACAAAGCACAAAggacaacagacaacacaaactCACTGCCGGCCGGACTTACCTCCTGCTGAAGTCTGGTATTGAATCCGGGGTCTCCtcgatcccggacgagcccccaaatgtaagacccaaacgtcaggtctctgttccggagaggagctcccgcgactcaataaacagtccaacagatgcaatatgcaagaggctttattgtcggtttacgcaagccgggcgactctagtctcctcggaggcagagtcgcaccgtatagcagtgtaagctgacttttataagcagaagtcacattgtcagcacatccagtacagtgaatgaataacataatgtataccgttggcacatccagtacagtgaatgaataacataaaagtaacataatgtgtatcatatggggtcatcttatctgtgagtacaggtgcttgacgccagttggttccggaaaacagcaggcttgtttgtgcagttattgggaaacctatagacgttccgtttacatttctctatccttattttgcaaacggaaaattctgtgcaagtggaaaatttacacaggccagggaatttcatggtgtttttcagattctttcatgaCTAGGGttgccagggctcagagatatcaggtccctgagagcccatggtaaccgtaaaagtgggggaccaaaacattgacttcgtggcagatacaggagcagaactgtcggtagtaacaaaacctgtggctccactgtccaaaaagactaccgctgtaactgAGTGatcgggagaagagatgattaaaccgttttgccagcccagaaaatgtcagatgggggggtggggtgggcaccaAGAGATTCATGAatccctctacattcctgagtgcccagtacccctgttggcaagagacttgctctccaaactaggagcacaggtgactttctcgcctgaggagaggcccaccttctggacggaCCTATGACTTTTTTGCCCTCTCTCTCATCTCCAAGATGAGtgaaggttacctgagtgtccgaAGGAAGAACTGGGTGGGCCAGAAGAGCATGACAGAGAGCTAACAcaattattccctgaggtctgggcagaagtcagcccccccccccccccgccaaggctggctaaacatcacgccccagtgataaCAGAGCTCAAACCAGGCACCAACCCGGTTAGAGAGTGCCAGTACCCGCTACAGATGGAGGCCTGAACTGGCATATTGCCCCACATCAATAGACTGAAACAAGCGGGCATTCTGGTAGAGTGCCAGTTGGCTTGGAATACGCCGATCTTGCCAGTCAAA from Muntiacus reevesi chromosome 2, mMunRee1.1, whole genome shotgun sequence harbors:
- the LOC136157736 gene encoding LOW QUALITY PROTEIN: uncharacterized protein (The sequence of the model RefSeq protein was modified relative to this genomic sequence to represent the inferred CDS: deleted 1 base in 1 codon; substituted 2 bases at 2 genomic stop codons), whose translation is MGDERKPTKETVINLPNILERGDQRGDEYFIPHRLQLLQALLTVEERQRVVLEARKKNVPGPNGAPTLLPNGVDAAFPLTRPDWDYNTPAGREQLRLYRQVLLAGLKGAGRRPTNLAQVRAVTXGQEETPAAFLERLMEAYRMYTPFHPSSPEHRGNVSMAFIGQSAPDIRNKLQRLEGLQDYSLQDLMREAERIYNKRETPEERAERLRKVQEEREDRLRKEQEEKEEKREKRRNRELSRILATVVQPRSEPGRRDRLGGNRQPRIDRDQCAYCKERGHWIKDCPKKPRDLRRESSKVLSLDEDXDSQGQEPPPPPEPRVTLKIGGQPVTFMVDTGAQHSVLTQTNGPMSTRTAWVQGATGGKLCRWTTERKVHLASGKVTHSFLHVPDCPFPLLGRGLLSKVGAQIQFHEKGASITGPGGAPLQILTIKLEDEYKLLESKTLPVGPIQDWIRKYPLAWAETAGMGLAMGQPPIVDELKSSATPISVKQYPMSEEAYKGIRPHIQRLLKLGVLEPCRSAWNTPLLPVKKPGTGDYRPVQDLREINKRVEDIHPTVPNPYNLLSTLPPSHTWYTVLDLKDAFFCLRLSPQSRPLFAFEWRDPEAGLSGQLTWTRLPQGFKNSPTLFDEALHQDLAAFRTQHPALVLLQYVDDLLLAAPTELDCNKAAALNPATLLPDPQEGTPHDCQQILAEVHGTRKDLTDQPLADAEITWFTDGSSYLLEGERKAGAAVVDGENVVWASALPPGTSAQRAELIALTQALRKAEGKKANIYTDSRYAFATAHVHGEIHRRRGLLTSEGREILDLLQALFLPRKLGIIHCPGHQKGDTPIARGNRLADITAKQAALGPQILTVSLEPQRPCLKTKRPAKLRLRTGGVTDTPTEQQNPERWGGASIALPTLRAPIGQTASVTTPIGRLCLTGYRQAAGPSLHLSAEGLDFAGPLALPGTGWAVRQDSGEAEGNASWAAIINR